Proteins encoded together in one Pseudomonas sp. ADAK13 window:
- the paaZ gene encoding phenylacetic acid degradation bifunctional protein PaaZ, with amino-acid sequence MPHAPTLQSFIAGRWIGQHGAQVLRSAIEGHELARTHEERPDFAEAIEHGRRQGVSGLMALDFQQRAQRLKAIALYLSERKEQLYALSHHSGATRADSWIDIEGGNSTLFTYASLGSRELPSGNIVHEGPAMQLSKLGSFAGTHILVPRGGLVVHINAFNFPIWGMLEKFAPSFLAGMPCIVKPASATSYLTEAVVRLMDESGLLPPGSLQLVIGSTGDLLDRLQGQDVVTFTGSADTAAKLRVNPNLIRNSVPFNAEADSLNCAILAPDVTPDDEEFELFIKEVAREMTTKAGQKCTAIRRAIVPAKHIDAVATRLRDRLKKVVVGDPSVEGVRMGALASHDQQKDVAERLESLLQSSDMLFGARDGFEPRGENVSQGAFFAPTLLQARDPHAEGGAHDIEAFGPVSTLMAYDDLDEALALAARGKGSLVASLITKDPQIAAKAIPVAAAWHGRLLVLDRESAAESTGHGSPLPQLKHGGPGRAGGGEELGGLRAVKHYLQRAAVQGSPTMLAAVTGEYVRGAKVIETEVHPFRRFFQDLQIGESLLTHRRTVTEADLVNFGCLSGDHFYMHFDDIAAKESQFGKRIAHGYFVLSAAAGLFVSPAPGPVLANYGLDTLRFINPVGIGDTIQARLTCKRKIDQGKKSPQGIPQGVVAWDVEVTNQLGELVASYDILTLVVKRED; translated from the coding sequence ATGCCTCACGCCCCTACCCTGCAAAGTTTTATCGCTGGCCGCTGGATCGGCCAACACGGCGCCCAGGTGCTGCGCAGCGCCATCGAAGGCCACGAACTGGCGCGCACTCATGAAGAACGTCCGGACTTCGCCGAAGCCATCGAGCACGGGCGCCGCCAGGGTGTCAGCGGGCTGATGGCCCTGGACTTCCAGCAACGGGCCCAGCGCCTCAAGGCCATCGCCCTGTACCTGAGCGAGCGCAAAGAGCAGCTCTACGCCCTCTCCCACCACAGCGGCGCGACCCGCGCCGACAGCTGGATCGATATCGAAGGCGGCAACAGCACGCTGTTCACCTACGCCAGCCTCGGCTCGCGGGAATTGCCATCGGGCAATATCGTCCACGAAGGCCCGGCAATGCAGTTGAGCAAGCTGGGGAGTTTTGCCGGTACCCACATCCTGGTGCCCCGTGGCGGCCTGGTGGTGCACATCAACGCGTTCAACTTCCCGATCTGGGGCATGCTGGAAAAATTCGCCCCGAGCTTTCTGGCGGGCATGCCGTGCATCGTCAAGCCGGCCAGCGCCACCAGCTACCTGACAGAAGCCGTGGTGCGCCTGATGGACGAATCCGGCCTGCTGCCACCGGGCAGCCTGCAACTGGTGATAGGCAGCACCGGCGACCTGCTCGACCGCCTGCAAGGCCAGGACGTGGTGACCTTCACCGGCTCCGCCGACACCGCGGCCAAACTGCGGGTCAACCCGAACCTGATCCGTAACTCGGTGCCGTTCAATGCCGAGGCCGACTCGCTGAACTGCGCGATCCTCGCCCCGGACGTCACCCCGGACGACGAAGAGTTCGAGCTGTTCATCAAGGAAGTCGCCCGGGAAATGACCACCAAGGCCGGGCAGAAATGCACCGCCATTCGCCGCGCCATTGTGCCGGCCAAACACATCGATGCGGTTGCCACCCGCCTGCGGGACCGCCTGAAAAAAGTCGTGGTGGGCGACCCGTCGGTGGAAGGCGTGCGCATGGGTGCGCTGGCCTCCCACGACCAACAGAAAGACGTGGCCGAGCGCCTGGAAAGCCTGTTGCAGAGCAGCGACATGCTGTTCGGCGCCCGCGACGGGTTTGAGCCGCGCGGTGAAAACGTCAGCCAGGGCGCGTTCTTCGCCCCGACCCTGCTGCAAGCGCGCGACCCGCACGCTGAGGGTGGCGCCCACGACATCGAGGCCTTCGGCCCGGTCAGCACCCTGATGGCCTACGACGACCTGGACGAAGCCCTCGCCCTGGCCGCACGCGGCAAAGGCAGCCTCGTCGCCAGCCTGATCACCAAAGACCCGCAGATTGCCGCCAAAGCCATCCCGGTGGCAGCCGCCTGGCACGGCCGCCTGCTGGTGCTCGACCGCGAATCCGCCGCCGAGTCCACCGGTCACGGCTCCCCCCTGCCCCAGCTCAAACACGGCGGCCCGGGCCGCGCCGGTGGCGGCGAAGAGCTCGGCGGCCTGCGCGCAGTGAAACACTACCTGCAACGCGCGGCGGTCCAGGGCTCGCCGACCATGCTGGCGGCGGTCACCGGCGAATACGTGCGCGGTGCCAAGGTCATCGAGACCGAAGTGCACCCGTTCCGCCGGTTCTTCCAGGACCTGCAGATTGGCGAATCGCTGCTGACCCACCGCCGCACCGTCACCGAGGCCGACCTGGTGAACTTCGGCTGCCTGTCGGGCGACCACTTCTACATGCACTTCGACGACATCGCCGCCAAGGAATCGCAATTCGGCAAGCGCATCGCCCACGGTTATTTTGTGCTGTCGGCGGCGGCCGGTCTGTTTGTGTCCCCGGCGCCGGGCCCGGTATTGGCGAACTACGGGCTCGACACCCTGCGCTTTATCAACCCGGTGGGCATTGGCGACACCATCCAGGCGCGACTGACGTGCAAACGCAAGATTGACCAGGGCAAGAAGAGCCCGCAAGGCATTCCCCAGGGCGTGGTGGCGTGGGATGTGGAGGTGACCAACCAGTTGGGTGAGTTGGTGGCCAGTTATGACATCTTGACGTTGGTGGTGAAACGCGAAGACTGA
- the tauA gene encoding taurine ABC transporter substrate-binding protein: MKTLKLARNLFSAVGLAVLSLSAQSADLTFGYINGIDPIKRAIADGEYEKGIGQKIDWRAFDAGPAVLAAMASGDVQIGNLGSSPLAAAASRNMPLVAFIVSAQIRSSEALVVRDGSGIKNPDDLIGKTIAVPFVSTSHYSLLGALKHWNLDPRKVNIVNLTPAQITAAWARGDIDGAFTWSPALGEIRKTGKILTDAGEVSNWGAPTFEVWVARKDFAEKNPKVVADFAKVSLAAIADYAAHKKDWTADSAPVKSIARLTGANAADIPELLDGSSFPTAAEQKSAQYLAGGTAKEIAKTAEFLKEQGKIEQVLPDYSAFVSDKFIGE; the protein is encoded by the coding sequence ATGAAAACGCTGAAACTGGCCCGGAATCTCTTCTCGGCTGTGGGCCTTGCTGTCCTTTCCCTAAGTGCTCAATCCGCTGACCTGACCTTCGGCTACATCAACGGCATCGACCCAATCAAACGCGCGATTGCCGATGGCGAATATGAAAAGGGCATTGGCCAGAAAATCGATTGGCGCGCATTCGATGCGGGCCCGGCCGTGTTGGCGGCCATGGCGTCCGGCGATGTTCAGATCGGCAATCTGGGTTCCAGCCCGCTGGCCGCAGCAGCTTCGCGCAACATGCCGTTGGTGGCGTTCATTGTCAGCGCACAGATTCGCAGTTCCGAGGCTCTGGTGGTGCGCGACGGCAGCGGGATCAAGAACCCTGACGACCTGATCGGCAAAACCATCGCCGTGCCGTTTGTCTCGACCTCCCATTACAGCCTGCTGGGTGCGCTGAAGCACTGGAACCTGGACCCGCGCAAGGTCAACATCGTCAACCTGACACCGGCGCAAATCACCGCCGCCTGGGCCCGTGGCGATATCGACGGGGCATTTACCTGGTCGCCTGCCCTGGGTGAAATCCGCAAGACCGGCAAGATCCTGACCGACGCTGGCGAGGTTTCAAACTGGGGCGCGCCGACCTTTGAAGTGTGGGTCGCACGCAAGGATTTCGCCGAAAAGAACCCCAAGGTCGTGGCCGACTTTGCCAAGGTCAGCCTGGCAGCCATTGCCGATTATGCGGCGCATAAAAAAGACTGGACCGCCGACTCTGCCCCTGTGAAGAGCATCGCCCGGCTCACCGGGGCCAACGCTGCGGACATTCCCGAACTGCTCGATGGCTCTTCGTTCCCGACAGCCGCCGAACAGAAAAGCGCCCAATACCTTGCCGGCGGCACCGCCAAGGAAATCGCCAAGACCGCCGAATTTCTGAAGGAACAAGGGAAAATCGAACAGGTCCTGCCGGACTATTCAGCCTTTGTCAGCGACAAGTTCATCGGAGAGTAA
- a CDS encoding GNAT family N-acetyltransferase, whose protein sequence is MDLPLVINPDDYLETEFGREFTPERNRRAWQLAYARLRHVLSEAEAGAHVYVVMGVQGAGKSRWVSENLERLGRGAIVFDAALPARRHREELLSIVREYAIPVTGILVSAPLELALARNAQRSADKRVPEEALKSVFNMLETPSEDEGFVWVQTIEQQAPLPTTLQTDRMTLVAPDVALAEKLADALNASYALHRQFLVWSKPHWTLEDAQESLQRAKKDFDEPAGEKRYFLLSRDDPQILVGCIGLLPLADEVHSFEVGYWGNQAHAGLGLMREALAALVSQLTGHTLRLTTSSANLSSQRLAEAAGFEWVETLEGARRCEYFGVRDTLVYRRVAR, encoded by the coding sequence ATGGACCTGCCCTTGGTGATCAACCCGGACGACTATCTGGAAACCGAGTTCGGCAGGGAATTCACGCCTGAGCGAAATCGGCGGGCATGGCAGCTGGCGTATGCACGGTTGAGGCACGTACTGTCAGAAGCCGAAGCGGGCGCTCATGTGTACGTGGTCATGGGCGTGCAAGGGGCTGGCAAGTCGCGGTGGGTGTCGGAAAACCTGGAGCGGTTGGGTCGTGGGGCGATCGTCTTTGATGCGGCCTTGCCGGCGCGGCGTCATCGGGAGGAGCTGCTTTCCATCGTCAGGGAATATGCAATCCCGGTAACGGGCATCCTGGTGAGCGCACCCTTGGAGCTGGCGTTAGCGCGAAACGCACAACGCAGCGCTGACAAGAGGGTGCCGGAGGAGGCGTTGAAAAGCGTGTTCAATATGCTTGAGACGCCTAGTGAAGACGAAGGATTCGTATGGGTGCAAACCATTGAACAACAAGCTCCGCTGCCCACAACCCTGCAAACTGACCGGATGACCCTGGTTGCGCCTGATGTGGCGCTCGCTGAAAAACTCGCCGATGCGTTGAACGCCAGCTACGCACTGCACCGCCAGTTTCTAGTATGGAGCAAGCCGCACTGGACGCTGGAGGACGCGCAGGAAAGCTTGCAGCGGGCGAAAAAAGACTTCGATGAACCTGCCGGGGAGAAAAGGTATTTTCTGTTATCTCGCGACGATCCGCAGATATTGGTGGGCTGTATCGGCCTGCTGCCGCTGGCCGATGAGGTTCACAGCTTCGAAGTTGGCTATTGGGGCAATCAGGCTCACGCCGGCCTGGGGCTGATGAGGGAGGCTTTGGCTGCTCTGGTTTCGCAGTTGACCGGGCACACACTGCGTCTGACCACTTCCTCGGCGAACCTATCCAGCCAACGACTGGCTGAGGCTGCGGGATTTGAATGGGTGGAAACCCTTGAAGGCGCGCGTCGCTGCGAGTACTTCGGAGTGCGCGATACGCTGGTTTACCGCCGGGTCGCACGCTGA
- a CDS encoding SDR family NAD(P)-dependent oxidoreductase encodes MNTEKQPVAHATYPDLRDKTVLISGGASGIGESMVRAFARQGAKVAFVDRAQGQGDRLAAILSAEGHAVEFAHCDITDEIAYKAAIGRLAQTLGPINVLVNNAANDVRHTLDQIDSALFDQLISVNLKHAFFATRAVVPMMKAAGGGSIINLGSVGWMMASSGYPVYAASKAAAHGMTRALARELGPGRIRVNTLVPGWVMTEKQLAMWVDDAARELISRSQCLPGSVQPEHIANMALFLASDVSAMCSAQNFIVDGGWV; translated from the coding sequence ATGAACACTGAGAAACAGCCTGTAGCCCACGCGACGTACCCGGACCTGCGGGATAAAACCGTGTTGATTTCCGGCGGTGCGTCCGGGATTGGCGAGTCCATGGTGCGTGCCTTTGCACGCCAGGGCGCCAAGGTGGCGTTTGTGGACCGGGCACAAGGGCAGGGCGACCGGTTGGCGGCGATATTGTCGGCCGAGGGCCATGCCGTCGAATTCGCCCATTGCGACATCACCGACGAGATCGCCTACAAGGCCGCGATCGGGCGCCTTGCGCAAACCCTGGGGCCGATCAACGTGCTGGTGAACAATGCCGCCAACGACGTTCGGCACACCCTGGATCAAATCGACTCAGCGCTGTTCGACCAGCTGATTTCGGTCAACCTCAAGCACGCTTTTTTTGCCACCAGGGCCGTGGTACCGATGATGAAGGCCGCGGGTGGCGGGTCGATCATTAACCTGGGTTCCGTCGGCTGGATGATGGCCTCCAGCGGCTACCCGGTGTACGCCGCCAGCAAAGCCGCCGCCCACGGCATGACCCGCGCACTGGCACGGGAACTGGGGCCTGGACGGATCCGGGTCAATACCCTGGTGCCGGGTTGGGTGATGACCGAAAAGCAACTGGCGATGTGGGTGGACGATGCAGCCCGGGAACTGATCAGCCGCAGCCAGTGCCTGCCGGGCAGTGTGCAGCCCGAGCATATCGCCAACATGGCGCTGTTTCTGGCGTCTGATGTGTCGGCGATGTGTTCGGCGCAGAATTTTATTGTGGATGGGGGGTGGGTCTGA
- a CDS encoding cation acetate symporter, with protein MSRLVAWFLLPLALATDLAVAADGASRPLNWNAIGMFLVFVLFTLGVTRWAALRTRSASDFYTAGGGMSGFQNGLAIAGDMISAASFLGISAMMFLNGYDGLLYALGVLAGWPIILFLIAERLRNLGKYTFADVVSYRLEQTPVRLTSAFGTLTVALMYLVAQMVGAGKLIELLFGIDYLYAVMLVGVLMVFYVTFGGMLATTWVQIIKAVMLLFGTTFMAFMVLKHFGFSTEAMFAGATAVHAKGNAIMAPGGLLSNPIDAISLGLGMMFGTAGLPHILMRFFTVSDAKEARKSVFYATGFIGYFYLLLIIVGFGAIVMVGTDPGFRDANGAIIGGGNMIAVHLAQAVGGNLFLGFISAVAFATILAVVAGLALSGASAVSHDLYACVIRKGQASEQQEIRVSRIATLCIGVLAIILGLLFESQNIAFLSGLVLAIAASVNFPVLFLSMYWKGLTTRGAVTGSLAGLVSAIVLLVLSPAVWVNVLHYDKALFPYSNPALFSMSLAFFSAWAFSVTDRSPRAAIERGRYLAQFIRSMTGIGAAGASKH; from the coding sequence ATGAGCCGGCTGGTGGCGTGGTTTCTCCTGCCTTTGGCGTTGGCCACGGACTTGGCGGTGGCCGCCGATGGCGCGTCCCGGCCATTGAACTGGAACGCCATCGGCATGTTCCTGGTGTTCGTGCTGTTCACCCTTGGCGTCACCCGTTGGGCCGCCCTGCGCACCCGCTCCGCCAGCGACTTCTACACCGCCGGCGGTGGCATGAGCGGTTTCCAGAATGGCCTGGCGATCGCCGGCGACATGATCTCCGCCGCGTCATTCCTGGGCATCTCGGCGATGATGTTCCTCAACGGCTATGACGGTCTGCTCTACGCCCTGGGTGTGTTGGCCGGCTGGCCGATCATCCTGTTCCTGATCGCCGAACGCCTGCGCAACCTGGGCAAATACACCTTTGCCGATGTGGTGTCCTACCGGCTGGAGCAAACGCCGGTGCGCCTGACCTCGGCCTTCGGCACCCTGACCGTGGCACTGATGTACCTGGTGGCGCAGATGGTTGGTGCCGGCAAGCTGATCGAGCTGCTGTTCGGCATCGACTACCTGTATGCGGTAATGCTGGTGGGCGTGCTGATGGTGTTCTACGTGACATTCGGCGGCATGCTCGCCACCACCTGGGTGCAGATCATCAAGGCGGTAATGCTGCTGTTCGGCACCACCTTCATGGCGTTCATGGTGCTCAAGCACTTTGGTTTCAGCACCGAAGCGATGTTCGCCGGGGCCACCGCCGTGCATGCCAAGGGCAACGCGATCATGGCGCCGGGCGGCTTGCTGTCGAACCCGATCGATGCGATTTCCCTGGGCCTTGGCATGATGTTCGGCACCGCCGGGCTGCCGCATATCCTGATGCGTTTCTTTACCGTCAGCGATGCCAAGGAAGCGCGCAAAAGCGTGTTCTACGCCACCGGTTTCATTGGCTACTTCTACCTGCTGCTGATCATCGTCGGCTTCGGTGCCATCGTCATGGTGGGCACCGATCCAGGCTTTCGCGATGCCAATGGCGCAATCATCGGCGGCGGCAACATGATCGCCGTGCACCTGGCCCAGGCCGTGGGTGGCAACCTGTTCCTCGGGTTCATTTCGGCGGTGGCCTTCGCGACGATCCTGGCGGTGGTGGCCGGGCTGGCATTGTCCGGCGCATCGGCGGTGTCCCACGACCTGTATGCCTGTGTGATCCGCAAGGGCCAGGCCAGCGAGCAGCAGGAAATCCGCGTGTCGCGCATCGCCACGCTGTGCATCGGCGTGTTGGCGATCATCCTCGGCCTGCTGTTTGAGTCGCAAAACATTGCGTTCCTGTCGGGCCTGGTACTGGCAATCGCCGCCTCGGTGAATTTCCCGGTGCTGTTCCTCTCGATGTACTGGAAGGGCCTGACCACCCGTGGCGCGGTGACCGGCAGCCTGGCGGGGCTGGTCTCGGCCATCGTGCTGCTGGTGCTGAGCCCGGCGGTGTGGGTCAACGTGCTGCATTACGACAAGGCGCTGTTCCCGTACTCCAACCCGGCCCTGTTCTCCATGAGCCTGGCGTTTTTCAGCGCCTGGGCCTTTTCCGTCACCGACCGTTCGCCCCGCGCCGCCATTGAGCGCGGCCGCTACCTGGCGCAGTTCATTCGCTCCATGACCGGCATTGGTGCCGCAGGCGCCAGCAAACACTAA
- a CDS encoding isocitrate lyase/PEP mutase family protein yields MSKISHQDLRRSFRELLASQHCFHTASVFDPMSARIASDLGFEVGILGGSVASLQVLAAPDFALITLSEFVEQATRIGRVAQLPVIADADHGYGNALNVMRTVQELERAGVSALTIEDTLLPAQFGRKSTDLISTEEGVGKVKAALEARVDPQLSIIARTNAAVLPVEDVIHRTKAYQEAGADGICMVGIRDFDHLEQIAEGLTVPLMLVTYANPNLNDNERLAKLGVRIVVAGHGAYFASIKATYDSLREQRNLTRSTSNLTASELTHTYTFPDTYVNWAKEFMDVQE; encoded by the coding sequence ATGTCGAAAATTTCCCACCAGGATCTACGGCGCTCGTTTCGCGAGTTGCTGGCCTCCCAACACTGCTTTCACACGGCTTCGGTATTTGACCCGATGTCGGCCAGGATCGCCTCGGACCTGGGCTTTGAAGTCGGTATCCTGGGAGGCTCGGTCGCGTCGCTGCAGGTGCTGGCTGCGCCGGACTTTGCGCTGATTACCCTGAGTGAGTTCGTCGAGCAGGCCACCCGGATCGGCCGGGTGGCGCAACTTCCAGTGATTGCCGACGCCGATCATGGCTACGGCAATGCGCTGAACGTGATGCGCACCGTCCAGGAACTGGAGCGTGCGGGCGTTTCGGCGCTGACGATTGAAGATACCTTGCTGCCCGCACAGTTCGGGCGCAAATCCACCGACCTCATCAGCACCGAAGAGGGCGTGGGCAAGGTCAAGGCGGCGCTGGAGGCACGGGTTGATCCGCAGCTTTCGATCATCGCCCGGACCAACGCCGCCGTGCTGCCGGTGGAAGACGTTATCCATCGCACCAAGGCGTATCAAGAGGCCGGTGCAGACGGCATCTGCATGGTGGGCATCCGTGACTTCGACCATCTTGAACAGATCGCTGAAGGCCTGACGGTTCCGCTGATGCTGGTGACCTACGCCAACCCGAACCTCAACGACAATGAACGCCTGGCCAAACTGGGCGTGCGGATCGTGGTGGCCGGCCACGGCGCCTACTTCGCTTCGATCAAGGCCACCTACGACAGCCTTCGCGAGCAGCGCAACCTCACCCGCAGCACGTCAAACTTGACGGCCAGCGAATTGACCCATACCTACACGTTCCCCGATACCTACGTGAACTGGGCCAAAGAGTTCATGGACGTTCAAGAGTGA
- the tauD gene encoding taurine dioxygenase, with protein sequence MGLTLHPLGPAIGAEVEGLDMSRPLTDQQRDWVEQALLQHQVLFFRNQAITPAQHVAFAARFGDLHRHPIYPHVDQHPELLLIDTAVTDVRDNAIWHTDVTFLAAPAMGSVLAARQVPAFGGDTLWANGVAAFEALSGPLRHLLDGLTATHELTKSFPTERFGSTPEALERYEKARKDHPPLSHPVVRSHPATGRKALFVNEGFTTRINELEAAESEALLRLLFSHVSRPEFTVRWRWKANDVAFWDNRITQHYAIDDYRPQRRVMHRATILGDVPF encoded by the coding sequence ATGGGCCTGACGCTTCATCCCCTTGGCCCTGCCATCGGCGCCGAGGTTGAGGGGCTGGATATGTCCCGGCCTCTGACTGACCAACAGCGCGACTGGGTGGAGCAAGCACTGCTGCAGCATCAGGTGTTGTTCTTCCGTAACCAGGCCATTACCCCCGCGCAGCACGTAGCGTTTGCCGCGCGGTTTGGTGATTTGCACCGGCATCCGATTTATCCGCACGTCGATCAGCACCCGGAACTGCTGCTGATCGACACCGCCGTGACCGATGTACGCGACAACGCCATCTGGCACACCGACGTGACCTTCCTCGCCGCGCCGGCGATGGGCTCCGTGCTGGCGGCCAGGCAAGTGCCGGCCTTCGGCGGGGATACGTTGTGGGCCAATGGCGTGGCGGCGTTCGAAGCGTTATCGGGCCCCCTCCGGCACCTGCTTGATGGCCTGACCGCTACCCACGAGTTGACCAAGTCCTTTCCCACCGAACGGTTTGGCAGCACGCCCGAAGCATTGGAACGCTACGAAAAAGCCAGGAAGGATCACCCGCCGCTGTCACACCCGGTGGTCAGGAGCCATCCCGCTACGGGTCGCAAGGCATTGTTTGTGAATGAAGGCTTCACCACGCGAATCAACGAGCTTGAGGCGGCAGAAAGCGAGGCGCTGCTGCGGCTGTTGTTCAGCCACGTGAGCCGCCCGGAATTTACCGTGCGTTGGCGGTGGAAGGCGAATGATGTAGCGTTCTGGGATAACCGCATTACCCAGCATTACGCAATTGATGATTACCGGCCGCAAAGGCGGGTGATGCACCGCGCGACGATTTTGGGTGACGTGCCTTTTTGA
- a CDS encoding aldose epimerase family protein, producing the protein MRQSRFLLTSLGLSLAMASLGAHAAGLSSEHKPFGKTNDGTAVEQYVLRNSHGMQATVITYGAVLQSLKVPDKHGQFADVVLGFDNVQGYQAGTAFFGATIGRFGNRLAKGAFELDGKHFQVPLNDGPNSLHGGAQGFDKHVWKAQPVKQKDSVGVTLSYLSKDGEMGFPGNLKVDVTYSLNDKNELHIDYKATTDKPTVLNLTNHSYFNLAGAGNGDVLKQLATLHASHYTPVNSTLIPTGELAPVAGTPMDFLKPTAIGQHIKDDHPQLKFAEPKQGGFDFNWVLDTQGDVGKVAVEVSDPQSGRRLQLYTSEPGVQFYTSNFLDGSLKGKGGKPYAHWSAFTLETQHYPDAPNQPNFPSTRLDPGQTYTHNTVLKFSAE; encoded by the coding sequence ATGCGGCAATCCCGATTCCTGCTTACCAGCCTTGGCCTCTCCCTGGCGATGGCCAGCCTTGGCGCTCATGCCGCTGGCCTGTCCAGCGAACACAAACCTTTCGGCAAGACCAATGACGGCACCGCCGTCGAGCAGTACGTGTTGCGTAACAGCCATGGCATGCAAGCCACGGTCATCACCTACGGCGCTGTATTGCAGTCGCTCAAGGTACCGGACAAACACGGTCAGTTCGCCGACGTGGTACTGGGCTTCGATAACGTCCAGGGCTATCAGGCCGGCACTGCGTTCTTTGGTGCGACCATCGGCCGGTTTGGCAACCGCCTGGCCAAGGGCGCGTTCGAACTGGACGGCAAGCACTTCCAGGTGCCCCTCAACGACGGGCCGAACTCGTTGCATGGCGGCGCCCAGGGCTTCGACAAGCACGTGTGGAAAGCCCAGCCCGTCAAACAAAAGGATTCGGTGGGCGTGACCTTGAGCTACCTGTCGAAGGACGGTGAGATGGGGTTTCCCGGCAACCTCAAAGTCGACGTCACTTATAGTCTGAACGACAAAAACGAGCTGCACATCGACTACAAGGCCACCACCGACAAACCCACGGTGCTGAACCTCACCAACCACAGTTACTTCAACCTCGCCGGCGCCGGTAACGGTGACGTGCTCAAACAGCTGGCCACCCTGCATGCCAGCCATTACACCCCGGTCAACAGCACCTTGATTCCCACCGGCGAGCTGGCCCCGGTCGCCGGTACACCGATGGACTTTCTCAAACCCACCGCCATCGGCCAGCACATCAAGGACGATCATCCCCAGCTGAAATTCGCCGAACCGAAACAAGGAGGCTTTGACTTCAACTGGGTGCTGGATACCCAGGGCGATGTGGGCAAAGTGGCCGTCGAGGTGAGCGACCCGCAGTCCGGCCGCCGCTTGCAACTCTATACCAGTGAGCCGGGCGTGCAGTTCTATACCAGCAACTTCCTCGACGGCTCGCTCAAGGGCAAGGGTGGCAAGCCTTACGCCCACTGGAGCGCGTTTACCCTGGAAACCCAGCACTACCCCGACGCGCCCAACCAGCCGAACTTCCCTTCCACCCGCCTCGACCCTGGCCAGACCTACACCCATAACACCGTGCTGAAATTCTCCGCCGAGTAA
- a CDS encoding GNAT family N-acetyltransferase has protein sequence MSDFPLIKTERLRLRELTPQDAAVLFAIHGDAEAMKWFGTDPLTEPRQAEQLIELFASWRTSANPGVRWGIEDTATAALIGTCGFFKWNRGWRSCAIGFELAPSAQGRGLMKEAVYAAVQWAFQHMALNRIEALVHPDNTPSLNLLEKAGFVREGTLRQAGYWNGSHQDLVQLSLLRGECEYR, from the coding sequence GTGTCCGACTTCCCCCTCATCAAAACCGAACGCCTGCGGCTCAGGGAACTGACACCGCAGGACGCAGCGGTGCTGTTTGCGATTCATGGCGATGCGGAGGCGATGAAGTGGTTCGGCACCGATCCGCTGACCGAGCCTCGGCAGGCGGAGCAATTGATCGAGCTGTTTGCCAGTTGGCGCACCTCGGCCAATCCGGGGGTTCGCTGGGGGATTGAGGACACCGCCACGGCAGCGCTGATCGGCACCTGTGGCTTCTTCAAATGGAATCGTGGGTGGCGCAGTTGCGCCATCGGGTTTGAGCTGGCGCCATCGGCACAAGGCCGCGGGCTCATGAAGGAGGCGGTTTACGCCGCCGTTCAATGGGCGTTCCAGCACATGGCGCTCAACAGGATCGAAGCATTGGTCCACCCCGACAACACACCGTCGCTGAACCTGCTTGAAAAAGCCGGGTTCGTGCGTGAAGGCACGCTGAGGCAGGCCGGTTACTGGAACGGAAGTCACCAAGACCTGGTACAGCTTTCGCTGCTGCGTGGGGAGTGTGAGTACCGTTAA
- a CDS encoding DUF485 domain-containing protein, with amino-acid sequence MTPDDIERIRRHPDFIQLVRRKQNLYWSLSLIMLVIYFGFVLLVAFSPATLGQSLSGGVTTVGMLVGVVIVLLAFALTGFYVYRANHVIDPLNDKLKQECAA; translated from the coding sequence ATGACCCCCGACGATATCGAACGCATCCGTCGACATCCCGACTTCATCCAGTTGGTACGCCGCAAACAGAACCTGTACTGGTCGCTGTCGCTGATCATGCTGGTGATCTATTTCGGCTTCGTGCTGCTGGTGGCGTTCTCCCCGGCCACCCTCGGGCAGTCGTTGAGCGGCGGCGTGACCACCGTGGGCATGTTGGTGGGTGTGGTGATTGTGCTGCTGGCGTTCGCGCTGACCGGCTTTTATGTGTACCGCGCCAATCATGTGATCGACCCGCTGAACGACAAACTCAAGCAGGAGTGCGCAGCATGA